The following proteins are encoded in a genomic region of Solea senegalensis isolate Sse05_10M linkage group LG5, IFAPA_SoseM_1, whole genome shotgun sequence:
- the LOC122769465 gene encoding LOW QUALITY PROTEIN: uncharacterized protein LOC122769465 (The sequence of the model RefSeq protein was modified relative to this genomic sequence to represent the inferred CDS: inserted 4 bases in 2 codons), whose amino-acid sequence MPLGTSSSGLEWDGWQGSSLAWSPPSCSAGEERDGPPRGRSLPRCWPGGGTGPNWLWTMRSGSPAGASALLRPGAYAKGAPGFFKGEPPEPPPVSLRHTAQPVQDDSPGPAGEEAEVLSPPPHASAVPSKMSRYASGSSSAVIRCRATGGDRPRPGSGSAPWAAGRCSSSSPSSSRTLRRHSGTIVLSCGTRRHTWTSSRARQRRVVEERALRLLPLLTGVAQLAAHSLRRVILDRLGSMSEGHRHRIPVCIQGGTHQALLDSGCEQTMIHQRLVRPGALLEASWVRVSGEAEVPHPDAAGGGAQMAPMEDFPLAQSRDETLRHAFDQVMEIDGCPVHPNAALSHPYFVVVKDRVYRVSRDARTGEELSQLLVPKSRRETIFQAAHHNPMAGHLGYDKTLNRIMARFYWPGIRADVSRWCASCRECQLVNPPATPKAPLRQLPLMEVPFDRLAMDLIGPLDRSARGYRFVLVLVDYATRYSEAVPLRNISAKSVAQALFQVISRVGIPKEILTDQGTSFISKLLAKWQGPFVVTRRVGDVDYEVVRSDRGGATQIYHLNLLKAWREVASVSLATTVIERDELGPEVTKLNRSTPVPVDDHLSPGQRADVASLQRQFADVFSPLPGRTNLIHHHIETSPGVTVRSRSYRLPEHKRKTVQAMLEMGVIEEFPIIWREKQEKRSSFARLQSEETQLRAANGLAIPYISYVELDVELCGKVMPHCGILVVKDPPGIESSVPGILGMNVIRRCYRELFGAYGPSLFDSPFISQAPGPVVAALQRCHQSSTHGPGGPTGRVRVLLHPRTSLGILSTAQVVSLPAGVTEVEPTLVTISSQAAAPSVPSRIESFDLSTLPEQEQADVKSLLYKYQSVFSAHDGDLGCTNLISHDIPLLDDVPVRQRYRRIPPSEYEAVKAHINQLLESQVIRESCSPYAAPIVLVRKKDGSLRMCVDYRPLNSKTRKDSFPLPRIEESLDSLFGARWFSTIDLASGYNQVPVVEKDRPKTAFCTPFGLFEFNRMPFGLCNAPSTFQRLMQRMFGDQQGQSLLLYLDDIVVYSSSVEQHLQRLEMVLDRLQKEGLKAKLEKCVFFNKRLXLFGHVISNQGVATDPKKIEPVANWRRPTHVSELRSFLGFASYYRRFVSGFAKLAGPLHQLVAKLAGTRSMKGPGSALGAAWTPQCEESFEALKSRLVSAPVLTYADFSRPFILEIDASHSGLGAVLSQETDSGVRPVAYASRGLRPTERNMSNYSSMKLEFLAFKWAMTEKFREYLLGHKCVVFTDNNPLSYLQSAKLGATEHRWAAQLAAFDFDLKYRSGRSNRNADALSRQYAPGSHQLSNSLLGTLVPSSLQQDPPPALLASATQSVVSVLPLQSAADLHSLQEADPLLKDVLVFWRRKALPTSVERRQLPKSALALFRQCDRLVEKDGVLFHRVFRSDGGEEALQLILPAALKQETLRQLHQEHGHQGIERTTELVRQRCYWSGMSSDIKQWXCQRYQVAKDSGHGSHSFMGHLLASRPNEILAIDFTLLEPSRNGYENVLVMTDVFSKFTMAIPTRDQRASTVAQVLISEWFYKFGVPSRLHSDQGRSFESLLIHQLCLLYGVVKSRTTPYHPVGNGQCERFNRTLPNLLRTIPASRKRDWAACLPQVLYCYNTTPHQGTGESPFLLMFGQEPRLPIDFLLGRVQDPVPGQVQDWVAEHQARLRVAFEGARERVLAAAGRRKERHDQQVREAPLSVGQLVYSRDHSVRGCQKIQDLWSSVAYQVVKAPAGEGAVYAVAPVSDLHKVRNVHRDMLKAIIQPEAADPLSKMSSLPALAALDGESSSDSELWFLVSDSACPPPGGQSCSSNIFST is encoded by the exons ATGCCACTGGGAACCTCCTCCTCGGGGCTGGAGTGGGACGGCTGGCAGGGATCGTCGCTGGCCTGGTCTCCTCCCTCATGCTCCGccggggaagagagagatggtccTCCGCGAGGACGATCGCTGCCTCGATGTTGGCCGGGCGGTGGCACTGGACCCAATTGGCTGTGGACGATG CGGAGTGGGTCACCGGCTGGAGCCAGCGCCTTGCTGCGTCCAGGAGCGTATGCAAAGGGGGCGCCCGGCTTCTTCAAAGGAGAGCCCCCTGAACCGCCGCCGGTGTCCCTCCGACATACTGCCCAGCCGGTCCAGGATGACTCTCCTGGACCGGCAGGGGAAGAAGCCGAAGtgctctctcctccaccacaCGCCTCTGCCGTGCCCTCGAAGATGTCCAGGTATGCCTCCGGGTCATCTTCCGCGGTCATCCGCTGCAGGGCGACGGGCGGAGACCGTCCTCGACCGGGCTCCGGGTCGGCGCCGTGGGCAGCCGGgcgttgcagcagcagcagtcccagcTCCTCGCGGACATTGCGGCGTCACAGCGGGACGATCGTGCTCTCCTGCGGGACCCGGAGGCATACCTGGACATCTTCGAGGGCACGGCAGAGGCGtgtggtggaggagagagcaCTTCGGCTTCTTCCCCTGCTCACCGGCGTGGCGCAGCTGGCCGCGCACAGCCTGAGGAGAGTCATCCTGGACCGGCTGGGCAGTATGTCGGAGGGACACCGGCACCGTATACCGGTATGTATACAAGGGGGTACACATCAAgctctgctggattctggttGTGAACAGACCATGATCCATCAGCGCTTGGTTCGACCGGGGGCATTGTTAGAGGCAtcgtgggtgagggtgag TGGTGAGGCGGAGGTGCCGCATCCCGACGCtgctggggggggggcacagatGGCGCCCATGGAAGATTTTCCCCTAGCACAGTCTCGGGATGAGACCCTCCGCCACGCCTTTGACCAAGTGATGGAAATTGATGGTTGTCCGGTTCACCCTAATGCAGCACTCTCTCACCCCTACTTTGTTGTCGTTAAAGACCGTGTATACAGAGTGAGTCGTGACGCTCGAACAGGGGAAGAGCTCTCCCAGTTGTTAGTCCCAAAAAGCCGCCGAGAAACGATTTTCCAGGCGGCTCACCACAACCCCATGGCGGGTCACCTCGGATATGATAAGACACTGAACCGGATCATGGCCCGATTTTACTGGCCGGGCATTCGGGCGGATGTAAGTCGGTGGTGTGCATCCTGCCGCGAATGTCAATTAGTCAACCCTCCGGCCACCCCAAAAGCGCCCTTGCGCCAATTACCATTAATGGAGGTCCCTTTTGATAGGCTTGCCATGGACCTCATCGGGCCATTAGACCGGAGCGCACGGGGATATCGCTTTGTATTAGTTCTAGTGGACTATGCAACGCGATATTCCGAGGCAGTACCCTTGCGCAACATCTCGGCGAAGAGTGTTGCACAGGCACTGTTTCAGGTCATCTCCCGAGTTGGGATCCCGaaagagatcctgactgacCAGGGCACATCGTTTAT CTCCAAATTACTCGCCAAGTGGCAAGGACCCTTTGTGGTCACACGGCGAGTGGGGGATGTTGACTATGAGGTTGTGCGTTCTGACAGGGGTGGAGCAACACAGATTTACCACCttaacctcctcaaagcctggagggaggtgGCGTCTGTTTCTCTGGCCACCACGGTGATCGAGAGAGATGAGCTGGGACCGGAGGTGACTAAATTAAACAGGTCGACGCCGGTCCCCGTTGACGATCATCTCTCGCCAGGCCAGAGAGCAGACGTGGCCTCGTTGCAGCGGCAGTTTGCCGACGTGTTCTCTCCCCTGCCGGGACGCACAAACCTCATACACCACCACATAGAAACTTCCCCGGGTGTGACAGTGCGTTCACGATCCTATCGCCTGCCGGAACATAAGAGGAAAACTGTTCAGGCTATGTTAGAGATGGGAGTAATAGAAGAGTTTCCCATCATTTGGAGGGAGAAGCAAGAGAAGAGATCAAGTTTCGCTCGGCTGCAGAGCGAGGAGACCCAA CTGCGAGCGGCTAATGGCTTAGCGATTCCATATATCAGCTATGTAGAGCTTGATGTGGAACTCTGTGGGAAGGTGATGCCCCACTGTGGGATCCTTGTTGTTAAGGACCCCCCTGGCATTGAGTCTTCTGTCCCGGGGATCCTTGGGATGAATGTGATTCGTCGATGCTACCGCGAACTGTTCGGTGCATATGGTCCTTCTCTTTTTGATTCTCCTTTCATTTCACAAGCACCTGGTCCGGTCGTTGCAGCCTTACAGAGGTGTCACCAGTCGTCCACTCATGGTCCTGGGGGCCCTACTggcagggtgagg GTCCTCCTTCACCCACGCACCAGCCTTGGCATCCTGAGCACTGCCCAAGTCGTCAGCCTACCTGCTGGTGTGACTGAAGTGGAGCCTACTTTGGTGACTATCTCTTCCCAAGCAGCTGCTCCTTCAGTACCAAGTAGGATCGAGTCTTTTGATTTGTCCACATTGCCTGAGCAAGAGCAGGCAGACGTAAAGTCTCTGCTGTACAAGTACCAGTCAGTCTTTTCAGCCCATGATGGTGACTTGGGCTGTACCAACCTAATTTCCCACGATATACCGCTCCTTGATGATGTCCCAGTCAGGCAGAGATATCGACGCATCCCTCCATCCGAGTACGAGGCAGTGAAGGCGCATATCAATCAGCTTCTTGAGTCTCAGGTCATTAGGGAGAGCTGTAGTCCCTACGCGGCTCCCATTGTCTTGGTGCGAAAAAAGGATGGGAGTTTGCGTATGTGTGTGGACTACCGCCCCCTAAATAGCAAGACAAGGAAGGACTCCTTCCCTTTGCCTCGCATTGAGGAGAGCTTAGATTCGCTTTTTGGGGCCCGCTGGTTCTCCACAATTGATCTGGCCAGTGGCTACAATCAGGTTCCGGTGGTGGAGAAGGACCGGCCCAAAACCGCCTTCTGTACACCGTTTGGCCTTTTCGAGTTTAATCGCATGCCTTTCGGTTTGTGTAATGCCCCAAGCACCTTCCAGCGGCTTATGCAGAGGATGTTTGGTGATCAGCAAGGTCAGTCCTTACTGCTCTATCTGGACGACATTGTTGTCTACTCCTCTTCTGTTGAGCAACATCTTCAGCGGCTGGAAATGGTGCTTGATCGGCTCCAAAAAGAGGGCCTTAAGGCAAAACTCgagaagtgtgtttttttcaacaagAGGTT GTTATTTGGGCATGTCATTTCAAACCAGGGAGTTGCCACGGACCCCAAGAAGATTGAGCCTGTGGCTAACTGGCGGCGCCCCACTCACGTTTCTGAGTTGCGTTCCTTTCTGGGTTTTGCCAGCTACTACCGGCGTTTTGTAAGTGGCTTTGCTAAGCTGGCGGGTCCTCTGCATCAGCTGGTGGCTAAGTTAGCAGGCACAAGGTCAATGAAAGGGCCAGGCTCGGCTCTGGGTGCTGCATGGACCCCTCAGTGTGAGGAGAGCTTTGAGGCTTTGAAATCAAGGTTGGTCTCAGCTCCAGTGCTAACCTATGCTGACTTTTCACGGCCTTTTATTCTGGAAATTGATGCCAGCCATAGTGGCCTAGGGGCTGTCCTCTCACAGGAGACGGACAGCGGTGTGAGACCGGTGGCCTATGCCAGCAGAGGTCTTCGGCCCACTGAGCGCAATATGTCCAACTACAGCTCTATGAAGCTGGAATTTCTCGCGTTCAAGTGGGCCATGACAGAAAAGTTCAGAGAGTATCTGTTGGGGCATAAGTGTGTTGTCTTTACTGACAATAACCCATTAAGCTATCTTCAGTCTGCCAAACTGGGAGCCACTGAACACAGATGGGCTGCCCAACTTGCCGCTTTTGACTTTGATCTCAAGTATCGTTCAGGTCGCAGCAACAGAAATGCGGATGCACTGTCGCGGCAGTATGCACCCGGTTCCCACCAACTTTCAAACTCTTTGCTGGGTACTTTGGTCCCCAGCAGCCTCCAGCAGGATCCACCTCCAGCTCTTTTGGCATCAGCTACCCAGTCTGTGGTCTCAGTTCTCCCCCTCCAGTCTGCGGCTGACCTTCATTCATTGCAGGAGGCTGACCCCCTCCTGAAAGATGTACTTGTGTTCTGGCGGCGGAAGGCTCTACCCACCTCTGTGGAAAGGCGCCAGCTTCCCAAGTCAGCTTTGGCACTTTTCCGGCAGTGTGATCGCCTAGTAGAGAAAGATGGTGTTCTCTTTCATAGGGTTTTCCGTTCAGATGGGGGTGAAGAGGCTCTCCAGCTCATCTTGCCTGCCGCCCTTAAGCAGGAAACTTTGCGTCAGCTTCATCAAGAACATGGCCACCAGGGCATAGAGCGGACCACAGAGCTGGTCCGGCAACGTTGCTATTGGTCAGGAATGTCTTCGGACATAAAGCAGTG GTGCCAGCGCTATCAAGTCGCTAAGGACTCTGGGCACGGGTCACATAGCTTTATGGGCCACTTGCTTGCTTCCCGACCTAACGAGATCTTGGCGATTGACTTCACGTTGTTGGAGCCCTCTCGGAATGGGTATGAGAACGTCCTGGTCATGACGGATGTGTTCAGCAAATTTACGATGGCCATCCCCACTCGGGATCAACGGGCTTCCACCGTGGCTCAGGTCTTGATCTCTGAATGGTTTTATAAGTTTGGTGTCCCGAGCCGCTTGCACTCAGACCAAGGAAGGAGTTTTGAGAGCTTGCTGATTCACCAGCTTTGCCTTTTGTATGGGGTTGTTAAATCCCGTACCACCCCGTACCATCCAGTGGGTAATGGTCAGTGCGAGCGGTTTAATCGAACTCTGCCTAACCTTCTTCGGACCATTCCGGCCTCCCGGAAACGGGATTGGGCTGCCTGCTTGCCACAGGTGCTCTATTGTTATAACACAACCCCTCATCAGGGCACAGGCGAGTCGCCATTCTTGCTTATGTTCGGCCAGGAACCTCGTCTTCCAATTGACTTTCTCCTGGGACGTGTCCAGGACCCAGTACCAGGCCAGGTGCAGGACTGGGTGGCTGAGCACCAGGCCAGACTCAGAGTTGCTTTTGAGGGTGCTCGTGAGAGGGTGTTGGCTGCTGCTGGCCGACGAAAAGAGCGGCATGATCAGCAGGTCCGGGAGGCTCCACTTTCAGTGGGGCAGCTGGTGTACTCGAGGGACCACAGTGTGAGGGGGTGCCAGAAAATACAAGATCTCTGGAGTTCGGTGGCCTATCAAGTTGTGAAGGCCCCTGCTGGTGAAGGAGCAGTTTATGCTGTGGCTCCTGTGAGTGATTTGCATAAAGTTCGTAATGTGCATCGGGACATGCTAAAGGCTATAATTCAGCCCGAAGCTGCTGACCCTCTATCAAAGATGTCCTCTCTGCCTGCCCTGGCAGCACTGGATGGTGAGTCCTCCAGTGACAGTGAACTGTGGTTCTTGGTTTCTGATTCGGCTTGTCCACCACCT GGTGGTCAGTCTTGTTCCAGCAACATCTTCAGCACATGA